The following coding sequences lie in one Zingiber officinale cultivar Zhangliang chromosome 2B, Zo_v1.1, whole genome shotgun sequence genomic window:
- the LOC122046192 gene encoding uncharacterized protein At2g39795, mitochondrial-like isoform X2, whose amino-acid sequence MAHRLLASGAHRHLKSLASSSSVSSRSYISEMRHSAFREKLLRILRTEIAYEGESRPALNPAVDFGPFNVDHRPGEKWIQLRRSYGREDIKIDATMFDGAAPSTRSAAAAGEADPSDARLHISLMVEVSKGDASEFVLQFSCSAWPDDLEVDNFFPVRHGNVALKQYMGLNFRELDEEVQDAVREYLEKRGVNEELAVFLHGYMANKDRTELLRWLSNIENFVKKQNSGEMNWRKMRRI is encoded by the exons ATGGCGCACCGTCTCCTCGCTTCTGGTGCCCACCGCCACCTCAAGTCTCTTGCTTCCTCTTCATCTGTCTCCTCTCGATCCTACATCTCTGAGATGCGCCACTCCGCCTTCAGGGAGAAACTCCTCCGTATCCTCCGCACCGAGATTGCCTACGAGGGTGAGTCGCGACCGGCCCTTAATCCAGCGGTAGATTTTGGGCCTTTTAATGTAGACCATCGTCCCGGCGAGAAGTGGATCCAGCTTCGACGGAGCTACGGCCGGGAGGATATCAAAATCGACGCTACCATGTTCGATGGCGCTGCTCCATCCACTCGCTCGGCTGCGGCAGCAGGGGAGGCTGACCCCAGCGACGCCCgcctccacatcagcctcatggTCGAGGTATCCAAGGGCGATGCATCCGAGTTCGTCCTCCAGTTCTCTTGCTCCGCGTGGCCTGACGATCTTGAGGTGGATAACTTCTTTCCCGTCCGCCATGGCAATGTTGCACTTAAGCAGTATATGGGTCTTAATTTCAG GGAGTTGGATGAAGAGGTGCAAGATGCGGTTCGAGAGTACCTGGAGAAGAGAGGGGTTAACGAGGAACTTGCAGTGTTTTTGCATGGTTATATGGCCAACAAGGACAGGACTGAGCTGCTCCGGTGGCTGAGTAACATTGAGAATTTTGTCAAAAAACA GAATTCTGGAGAAATGAATTGGCGGAAGATGCGGAGGATATAG
- the LOC122046192 gene encoding uncharacterized protein At2g39795, mitochondrial-like isoform X4 translates to MAHRLLASGAHRHLKSLASSSSVSSRSYISEMRHSAFREKLLRILRTEIAYEGESRPALNPAVDFGPFNVDHRPGEKWIQLRRSYGREDIKIDATMFDGAAPSTRSAAAAGEADPSDARLHISLMVEVSKGDASEFVLQFSCSAWPDDLEVDNFFPVRHGNVALKQYMGLNFRELDEEVQDAVREYLEKRGVNEELAVFLHGYMANKDRTELLRWLSNIENFVKKQHI, encoded by the exons ATGGCGCACCGTCTCCTCGCTTCTGGTGCCCACCGCCACCTCAAGTCTCTTGCTTCCTCTTCATCTGTCTCCTCTCGATCCTACATCTCTGAGATGCGCCACTCCGCCTTCAGGGAGAAACTCCTCCGTATCCTCCGCACCGAGATTGCCTACGAGGGTGAGTCGCGACCGGCCCTTAATCCAGCGGTAGATTTTGGGCCTTTTAATGTAGACCATCGTCCCGGCGAGAAGTGGATCCAGCTTCGACGGAGCTACGGCCGGGAGGATATCAAAATCGACGCTACCATGTTCGATGGCGCTGCTCCATCCACTCGCTCGGCTGCGGCAGCAGGGGAGGCTGACCCCAGCGACGCCCgcctccacatcagcctcatggTCGAGGTATCCAAGGGCGATGCATCCGAGTTCGTCCTCCAGTTCTCTTGCTCCGCGTGGCCTGACGATCTTGAGGTGGATAACTTCTTTCCCGTCCGCCATGGCAATGTTGCACTTAAGCAGTATATGGGTCTTAATTTCAG GGAGTTGGATGAAGAGGTGCAAGATGCGGTTCGAGAGTACCTGGAGAAGAGAGGGGTTAACGAGGAACTTGCAGTGTTTTTGCATGGTTATATGGCCAACAAGGACAGGACTGAGCTGCTCCGGTGGCTGAGTAACATTGAGAATTTTGTCAAAAAACA GCATATATGA
- the LOC122046193 gene encoding transcription repressor OFP13-like — MGKKLSLTSFLFKPSSKAYAVTHPRSSSSWSWLSCSTTRTESFSHVPAVSSSESYFTRSSEEPESFSTVSEFSTGASPETVVRGLRQSMGRLLFEPSCHSGSRSLLEEAAKAAEVPPFDGAVAVAVETENPYRDFRQSMEEMMAVHGVRDRERLWELLIWYLRVNHEETHGLIIGAFADILAGLASPSSSSNNSLETEDKEGETAASS; from the coding sequence ATGGGGAAGAAGCTGAGCTTGACCTCCTTCCTGTTCAAGCCGAGCTCGAAGGCATATGCTGTCACTCACCCCCGCTCGTCTTCCTCGTGGTCGTGGCTCTCTTGCTCCACCACCCGGACTGAGTCCTTCAGCCACGTGCCCGCTGTCAGCTCGTCGGAGTCGTACTTCACCCGCTCGTCGGAGGAGCCGGAGAGCTTCTCGACAGTGTCGGAGTTCTCAACCGGAGCCTCGCCTGAGACAGTTGTGCGGGGGCTGCGGCAGTCCATGGGCCGGCTCCTCTTCGAACCCAGCTGCCACTCCGGCTCCAGGTCACTGCTGGAGGAGGCCGCGAAGGCTGCTGAGGTGCCGCCCTTTGACGGGGCGGTGGCTGTggcagtggaaacagagaacccGTACCGTGACTTCCGGCAGTCGATGGAGGAGATGATGGCAGTGCACGGGGTCAGGGACCGGGAGAGGCTCTGGGAGCTGCTAATTTGGTATCTGAGGGTCAACCACGAGGAGACCCATGGCCTTATCATCGGCGCCTTTGCTGATATCCTTGCCGGACTCGCCTCCCCGTCGTCGTCCTCCAATAATTCACTTGAGACGGAGGACAAAGAGGGAGAAACAGCTGCATCCAGTTAA
- the LOC122046192 gene encoding uncharacterized protein At2g39795, mitochondrial-like isoform X3 — MAHRLLASGAHRHLKSLASSSSVSSRSYISEMRHSAFREKLLRILRTEIAYEGESRPALNPAVDFGPFNVDHRPGEKWIQLRRSYGREDIKIDATMFDGAAPSTRSAAAAGEADPSDARLHISLMVEVSKGDASEFVLQFSCSAWPDDLEVDNFFPVRHGNVALKQYMGLNFRELDEEVQDAVREYLEKRGVNEELAVFLHGYMANKDRTELLRWLSNIENFVKKQMTKVHRIVDLMEH; from the exons ATGGCGCACCGTCTCCTCGCTTCTGGTGCCCACCGCCACCTCAAGTCTCTTGCTTCCTCTTCATCTGTCTCCTCTCGATCCTACATCTCTGAGATGCGCCACTCCGCCTTCAGGGAGAAACTCCTCCGTATCCTCCGCACCGAGATTGCCTACGAGGGTGAGTCGCGACCGGCCCTTAATCCAGCGGTAGATTTTGGGCCTTTTAATGTAGACCATCGTCCCGGCGAGAAGTGGATCCAGCTTCGACGGAGCTACGGCCGGGAGGATATCAAAATCGACGCTACCATGTTCGATGGCGCTGCTCCATCCACTCGCTCGGCTGCGGCAGCAGGGGAGGCTGACCCCAGCGACGCCCgcctccacatcagcctcatggTCGAGGTATCCAAGGGCGATGCATCCGAGTTCGTCCTCCAGTTCTCTTGCTCCGCGTGGCCTGACGATCTTGAGGTGGATAACTTCTTTCCCGTCCGCCATGGCAATGTTGCACTTAAGCAGTATATGGGTCTTAATTTCAG GGAGTTGGATGAAGAGGTGCAAGATGCGGTTCGAGAGTACCTGGAGAAGAGAGGGGTTAACGAGGAACTTGCAGTGTTTTTGCATGGTTATATGGCCAACAAGGACAGGACTGAGCTGCTCCGGTGGCTGAGTAACATTGAGAATTTTGTCAAAAAACA AATGACCAAAGTTCATCGGATTGTAGATCTTATGGAGCATTAA
- the LOC122046192 gene encoding uncharacterized protein At2g39795, mitochondrial-like isoform X1: MAHRLLASGAHRHLKSLASSSSVSSRSYISEMRHSAFREKLLRILRTEIAYEGESRPALNPAVDFGPFNVDHRPGEKWIQLRRSYGREDIKIDATMFDGAAPSTRSAAAAGEADPSDARLHISLMVEVSKGDASEFVLQFSCSAWPDDLEVDNFFPVRHGNVALKQYMGLNFRELDEEVQDAVREYLEKRGVNEELAVFLHGYMANKDRTELLRWLSNIENFVKKQSYGALIMLNLEEQQRFIPTQMSSSHRTLELAMDRIEQIQEGDVLLASCSFPQ, from the exons ATGGCGCACCGTCTCCTCGCTTCTGGTGCCCACCGCCACCTCAAGTCTCTTGCTTCCTCTTCATCTGTCTCCTCTCGATCCTACATCTCTGAGATGCGCCACTCCGCCTTCAGGGAGAAACTCCTCCGTATCCTCCGCACCGAGATTGCCTACGAGGGTGAGTCGCGACCGGCCCTTAATCCAGCGGTAGATTTTGGGCCTTTTAATGTAGACCATCGTCCCGGCGAGAAGTGGATCCAGCTTCGACGGAGCTACGGCCGGGAGGATATCAAAATCGACGCTACCATGTTCGATGGCGCTGCTCCATCCACTCGCTCGGCTGCGGCAGCAGGGGAGGCTGACCCCAGCGACGCCCgcctccacatcagcctcatggTCGAGGTATCCAAGGGCGATGCATCCGAGTTCGTCCTCCAGTTCTCTTGCTCCGCGTGGCCTGACGATCTTGAGGTGGATAACTTCTTTCCCGTCCGCCATGGCAATGTTGCACTTAAGCAGTATATGGGTCTTAATTTCAG GGAGTTGGATGAAGAGGTGCAAGATGCGGTTCGAGAGTACCTGGAGAAGAGAGGGGTTAACGAGGAACTTGCAGTGTTTTTGCATGGTTATATGGCCAACAAGGACAGGACTGAGCTGCTCCGGTGGCTGAGTAACATTGAGAATTTTGTCAAAAAACA ATCTTATGGAGCATTAATTATGCTGAATTTGGAAGAGCAACAAAGGTTCATACCTACCCAAATGTCGTCTTCTCACCGAACATTAGAACTTGCAATGGATCGAATCGAACAAATTCAAGAGGGAGATGTTTTGTTAGCCTCTTGTTCGTTCCCACAATAA